A window from Anser cygnoides isolate HZ-2024a breed goose chromosome 1, Taihu_goose_T2T_genome, whole genome shotgun sequence encodes these proteins:
- the LOC106045460 gene encoding POTE ankyrin domain family member B-like isoform X1 — translation MASSQSPGAPQGLSGATVGACRLQERQLGGLHGAAARGDLALLQRRRWLRKLCINWRDAEGRTPLHLACANGHVDVVQFLLRKKCKLNPRDNLKNTPLMKAVACKQENCVAVLLEHGADPNITDHDGNTALHLAVQTANVFVAEILLQYNAQIDALNELGYTPLALAVSHRCKGMAEFFLKKGANVNARDCSGRTILIIAAVVGDVDIMQLLLQHGADRSLTDMAGITARSYLATLHRQDLTEEQEEPVSSETTGESSADAAKGTTVPDSSCPVTTGGVPAAAEAEQEEDDDSCESFSASGIAEGGEMQIVKSAEEPDTLLPVSVEEEEGGDSCSDSEGSAKEKENLPEQWDAETQTDFQDNTQGVVRQLPQELPGALEEQPKFQAPLEDPMRCHRCLKGEKRRLQKELDLFKAKLLQLQEQHIWNLNCGVGLQFAIQKVEREITASCPKQQSLLVPSGAAIKLEERVQRLEFQSARLEATAQRQTMIIKALQKDLQASVSSPRNWQSRQ, via the exons ATGGCCTCATCCCAGAGTCCTGGGGCTCCTCAGGGGCTGTCGGGAGCCACCGTCGGTGCCTGTCGGCTCCAGGAGAGGCAGCTTGGTGGGCTGCACGGCGCGGCCGCCCGCGGTgacctggccctgctgcagcggCGCCGGTGGCTGAGGAAGCTGTGCATCAACTGGCGGGATGCGGAGGGGCG GACACCTCTGCATCTTGCTTGCGCCAACGGCCATGTGGATGTCGTTCAGTTTCTGCTTAGGAAGAAGTGCAAGCTGAACCCACGTGACAATTTGAAGAACACGCCCCTGATGAAG GCGGTAGCATGCAAGCAAGAAAACTGCGTGGCTGTTCTGCTAGAGCACGGCGCTGACCCAAACATCACAGATCATGACGGCAACACTGCCCTTCACCTCGCTGTCCAGACTGCTAACGTGTTTGTAGCGGAGATCTTACTGCAGTACAATGCCCAGATTGATGCTCTGAATGAG CTGGGATACACGCCGCTCGCTCTCGCAGTCTCCCACCGTTGCAAAGGGATGGCAgagttctttctgaaaaaaggAGCCAACGTGAATGCGCGAGATTGCTCTGGAAG GACCATTCTTATAATTGCTGCTGTTGTGGGGGATGTGGACATCATGCAACTTCTTCTTCAGCATGGTGCTGACCGTTCTCTGACAGACATGGCCGGCATCACAGCCAGGAGTTACTTAGCAACTCTCCACAGACAAGA TCTTACTGAGGAACAGGAGGAACCCGTGAGCTCTGAAACCACGGGAGAGTCTTCTGCAGATGCTGCAAAAGGCACAACAGTACCCGACAGCTCCTGCCCGGTGACAACTG GTggtgtcccagcagcagcagaagcggAGCAAGAGGAAGATGATGACTCTTGTGAATCCTTTTCAGCAAGTGGAATAGCGGAAGGTGGAGAGATGCAGATCGTGAAATCTGCCGAGGAGCCTG ATACCTTGCTGCCAGTATCAgtagaggaagaggaaggtggtGACTCTTGTTCTGATTCTGAG GGGtctgcaaaggagaaagaaaaccttCCAGAACAATGGGATGCTGAAACTCAAACAGATTTTCAGGACAATACACAG GGTGTGGTCAGACAGCTGCCGCAGGAGCTTCCCGGTGCTCTTGAAGAGCAGCCCAAATTCCAAGCTCCTCTTGAAGACCCTATGCGCTGCCACAGGTGCCTGAAGGGAGAGAAGAGGCGTTTGCAGAAGGAGTTGGACTTGTTCAAAGCCAAG CTGCTGCAATTGCAAGAACAGCATATCTGGAACCTGAACTGCGGAGTTGGCCTGCAATTTGCTATACAGAAGGTGGAGAGGGAAATAACAGCTTCTTGCCCGAAACAGCAAAGCCTTCTGGTACCATCTGGTGCAGCTATCAAACTGGAGGAGCGCGTGCAACG GCTTGAATTTCAAAGTGCCAGACTGGAAGCCACGGCCCAGCGACAAACCATGATCATCAAGGCCCTTCAGAAAGACCTGCAAGCCTCTGTCTCA TCACCGCGGAACTGGCAAAGTCGGCAGTGA
- the LOC106045460 gene encoding POTE ankyrin domain family member B-like isoform X2 has translation MASSQSPGAPQGLSGATVGACRLQERQLGGLHGAAARGDLALLQRRRWLRKLCINWRDAEGRTPLHLACANGHVDVVQFLLRKKCKLNPRDNLKNTPLMKAVACKQENCVAVLLEHGADPNITDHDGNTALHLAVQTANVFVAEILLQYNAQIDALNELGYTPLALAVSHRCKGMAEFFLKKGANVNARDCSGRTILIIAAVVGDVDIMQLLLQHGADRSLTDMAGITARSYLATLHRQDLTEEQEEPVSSETTGESSADAAKGTTVPDSSCPVTTGGVPAAAEAEQEEDDDSCESFSASGIAEGGEMQIVKSAEEPDTLLPVSVEEEEGGDSCSDSEGVVRQLPQELPGALEEQPKFQAPLEDPMRCHRCLKGEKRRLQKELDLFKAKLLQLQEQHIWNLNCGVGLQFAIQKVEREITASCPKQQSLLVPSGAAIKLEERVQRLEFQSARLEATAQRQTMIIKALQKDLQASVSSPRNWQSRQ, from the exons ATGGCCTCATCCCAGAGTCCTGGGGCTCCTCAGGGGCTGTCGGGAGCCACCGTCGGTGCCTGTCGGCTCCAGGAGAGGCAGCTTGGTGGGCTGCACGGCGCGGCCGCCCGCGGTgacctggccctgctgcagcggCGCCGGTGGCTGAGGAAGCTGTGCATCAACTGGCGGGATGCGGAGGGGCG GACACCTCTGCATCTTGCTTGCGCCAACGGCCATGTGGATGTCGTTCAGTTTCTGCTTAGGAAGAAGTGCAAGCTGAACCCACGTGACAATTTGAAGAACACGCCCCTGATGAAG GCGGTAGCATGCAAGCAAGAAAACTGCGTGGCTGTTCTGCTAGAGCACGGCGCTGACCCAAACATCACAGATCATGACGGCAACACTGCCCTTCACCTCGCTGTCCAGACTGCTAACGTGTTTGTAGCGGAGATCTTACTGCAGTACAATGCCCAGATTGATGCTCTGAATGAG CTGGGATACACGCCGCTCGCTCTCGCAGTCTCCCACCGTTGCAAAGGGATGGCAgagttctttctgaaaaaaggAGCCAACGTGAATGCGCGAGATTGCTCTGGAAG GACCATTCTTATAATTGCTGCTGTTGTGGGGGATGTGGACATCATGCAACTTCTTCTTCAGCATGGTGCTGACCGTTCTCTGACAGACATGGCCGGCATCACAGCCAGGAGTTACTTAGCAACTCTCCACAGACAAGA TCTTACTGAGGAACAGGAGGAACCCGTGAGCTCTGAAACCACGGGAGAGTCTTCTGCAGATGCTGCAAAAGGCACAACAGTACCCGACAGCTCCTGCCCGGTGACAACTG GTggtgtcccagcagcagcagaagcggAGCAAGAGGAAGATGATGACTCTTGTGAATCCTTTTCAGCAAGTGGAATAGCGGAAGGTGGAGAGATGCAGATCGTGAAATCTGCCGAGGAGCCTG ATACCTTGCTGCCAGTATCAgtagaggaagaggaaggtggtGACTCTTGTTCTGATTCTGAG GGTGTGGTCAGACAGCTGCCGCAGGAGCTTCCCGGTGCTCTTGAAGAGCAGCCCAAATTCCAAGCTCCTCTTGAAGACCCTATGCGCTGCCACAGGTGCCTGAAGGGAGAGAAGAGGCGTTTGCAGAAGGAGTTGGACTTGTTCAAAGCCAAG CTGCTGCAATTGCAAGAACAGCATATCTGGAACCTGAACTGCGGAGTTGGCCTGCAATTTGCTATACAGAAGGTGGAGAGGGAAATAACAGCTTCTTGCCCGAAACAGCAAAGCCTTCTGGTACCATCTGGTGCAGCTATCAAACTGGAGGAGCGCGTGCAACG GCTTGAATTTCAAAGTGCCAGACTGGAAGCCACGGCCCAGCGACAAACCATGATCATCAAGGCCCTTCAGAAAGACCTGCAAGCCTCTGTCTCA TCACCGCGGAACTGGCAAAGTCGGCAGTGA